A window of the Hordeum vulgare subsp. vulgare chromosome 5H, MorexV3_pseudomolecules_assembly, whole genome shotgun sequence genome harbors these coding sequences:
- the LOC123399859 gene encoding putative disease resistance protein RGA4 — protein sequence MMGAKHNGGPKYLNELTLESCSTKLGPEFCGFFSHLRKLKISDCSWGTLPDNMEHLTSLKDLTVDFCRNIRSLPRSLEHLRLHGCNEMLMRSCTTVGDPDWEKLQHVPDVYIDVSNTRRQGGDESPSRWRIFIISAQEPVPQPYGVEVV from the exons ATGATGGGTGCTAAGCACAATGGTGGCCCAAAGTATCTGAACGAACTCACCCTCGAGTCTTGCAGCACAAAACTTGGTCCTGAATTTTGTGGGTTTTTCTCTCACCTCCGTAAACTCAAAATAAGCGATTGCAGCTGGGGCACCTTGCCAGATAACATGGAGCACCTGACATCACTGAAGGACCTGACCGTGGATTTCTGCCGGAATATTCGATCGCTTCCGCGGTCTCTTGAGCACTTGAGACTGCATGGATGCAATGAGATGTTGATGAGATCGTGCACAACAGTTGGAGATCCCGATTGGGAAAAGCTTCAGCACGTTCCTGATGTATATATTGATG TGTCAAACACCAGGCGACAGGGTGGAGACGAGAGCCCAAGTAGATGGCGGATCTTCATCATCAGCGCCCAAGAACCTGTTCCGCAGCCCTATGGCGTGGAAGTCGTGTGA
- the LOC123396989 gene encoding putative disease resistance RPP13-like protein 1, translating to MSKPILTVVTRFRGQQLKGDLRLHSRHPPHAYGAAAALGRCQKVRHAVDLLQPLNAPDLLVTVSGPSAAGFDVTLTASGQRPSKSADDLRLLMADPVSAAVAVGWAMKAAGWVASPIISELYKKASSFLNFDASRKLKELEPKILLLQRVLEMVEESPDRPRLEQLFTDLKSAFYQAEDILDDVEYYRLEKQIQDDYLKLEVAAPQLNKNRMKKLFKSAIKKCNPLKNEDCGMSKNELKQSLKKIETVINDACEFFEQMNLPKKSNANLSKPGNSRGAVTTARPPSVVFGRDKDCDNIVAMLHDKEEYAQPDTNRAQCYSIIGIHGIGGSGKSTLSQLVCAREEKDDHFNLVMWVHVSQDFSVDTIFRQMSEAATRIPCPQFSNLDTLQTNLEKELPGKRFLLVLDDVWYNNRDVRQYEKLQQILSPMNAGEAGSKILVTSRTKDALLALGAAEQRCIPMSVLDEDVFLNLFKHYAFHNVSVDDHVRRILEEIGNDIAKKLKGSPLAAKIVGGQLRMKPNIDYWRSSQDGNHLDDTMGCLWWSYQHLDEQVRRCFAYCSIFPRRRQLEQHELVKLWAAEGFARSSDEGKDSEDVCQGYFDELVSASFLQPEVKMDADEMDTYQVHDLLLDLADKVAGSDCFRIENQRKWSGDSWIMEGCEKEVPPDVRHVFAQTYDSELIIEKICKLDNLRTLIIDSVQWRKPVEEKVLKSLFVRLRKLRVLIIPSDQGMLSVPDSIGQLRHLRYLAFMARHGSDSRLVLPGTLTKLYHMQVLDFGNISDLVFDSCEDMFSLINLRHIIRMPFREIQSIGRLTLLRTLETFEVRKEQGCELKQLSDLNQLCGKLTILGLQNVESQQEALEAKLADKKGLRTLELWWNYDEWAELKEKEVQTEVLEGLCPQKLLKSLSMYNYQGLRYPSWMMGKHNGGPKYLNTLSLYCCSTELGPELGGFCPYLRSLFIFGCSWDTLPDHMEYLTSLKDLGLDRCQNIRSLPTLPQCLERFRLSRSNEMLMSSCRTVGDPNWEKFQHVPVAYVDGYRLETRAQYTSSPEPETPKT from the exons ATGTCGAAACCGATTTTGACGGTCGTCACGCGTTTTAGGGGACAGCAGCT GAAGGGAGACTTGAGActccactctcgccacccaccccATGCATACGGTGCAGCGGCGGCGCTAGGTCGCTGCCAGAAAGTGAGACACGCCGTCGACCTCCTCCAGCCGCTGAACGCCCCCGACCTCCTCGTCACAGTCTCCGGACCTTCAGCCGCCGGATTTGACGTGACCCTCACCGCTTCTGGCCAGCGGCCTAG CAAATCGGCCGACGACTTGCGGCTTCTAATGGCGGATCCGGTGTCCGCTGCTGTCGCTGTAGGGTGGGCCATGAAGGCCGCTGGGTGGGTCGCCTCGCCCATCATCTCTGAGCTTTACAagaaagcctcctccttcctcaacTTTGATGCGTCGCGGAAGCTCAAGGAACTCGAGCCAAAGATTTTGCTGCTACAGCGCGTGCTGGAAATGGTTGAGGAGAGCCCTGACAGGCCTCGTCTGGAGCAGCTGTTCACGGATCTTAAGTCTGCTTTCTACCAAGCAGAGGACATCTTGGATGATGTTGAGTATTACCGTCTCGAGAAACAGATACAAGATGACTATCTCAAGTTAGAGGTCGCCGCGCCTCAACTCAACAAGAATCGCATGAAGAAGCTCTTCAAGTCTGCCATCAAAAAGTGCAACCCCCTGAAAAATGAG GATTGTGGCATGTCAAAAAATGAGTTGAAGCAGAGCCTAAAGAAAATAGAAACGGTCATAAATGACGCATGTGAATTTTTTGAACAGATGAACTTGCCAAAGAAAAGTAACGCTAATTTGAGCAAACCTGGCAACTCACGAGGTGCAGTCACTACGGCGAGGCCTCCATCTGTGGTATTCGGACGAGATAAAGATTGTGATAACATAGTAGCAATGCTTCATGATAAGGAAGAATATGCTCAACCAGACACCAATAGGGCTCAATGTTATTCCATAATCGGCATTCATGGCATCGGTGGTTCTGGGAAATCAACCCTTTCACAACTTGTTTGTGCTCGTGAGGAAAAGGATGATCATTTCAACCTTGTTATGTGGGTTCACGTTTCTCAAGATTTTAGTGTGGATACCATTTTCAGGCAGATGTCTGAGGCCGCTACCAGGATCCCGTGCCCTCAGTTCAGTAATCTTGACACCTTACAAACTAATTTGGAGAAGGAACTGCCTGGAAAACGGTTCCTCTTGGTACTAGATGATGTTTGGTACAATAATAGAGATGTGAGGCAGTATGAGAAGCTGCAACAGATACTTTCACCAATGAACGCTGGAGAGGCAGGAAGCAAGATCCTGGTGACTAGTCGAACTAAAGATGCATTGTTAGCTCTGGGCGCTGCAGAGCAGAGATGTATTCCCATGTCAGTCCTAGATGAAGATGttttcctgaatttattcaaacattATGCATTTCACAATGTAAGTGTTGATGATCATGTCCGAAGAATACTTGAAGAAATTGGGAACGACATTGCAAAAAAGTTGAAGGGATCACCTCTAGCGGCCAAAATTGTTGGAGGGCAGCTCCGTATGAAGCCAAACATTGATTACTGGAGAAGTTCCCAAGATGGGAACCATTTGGATGACACCATGGGATGTCTGTGGTGGAGCTACCAACATCTTGATGAACAGGTCAGACGATGCTTTGCTTACTGCAGTATTTTTCCTCGGAGACGTCAGTTGGAACAACATGAGTTAGTTAAGCTTTGGGCTGCAGAAGGGTTTGCTAGAAGTAGCGATGAAGGGAAGGATTCAGAAGATGTTTGCCAGGGATACTTTGATGAACTAGTGTCAGCCTCATTTCTGCAACCTGAAGTAAAGATGGACGCCGATGAAATGGACACTTATCAAGTTCATGATCTGTTGCTTGATTTAGCGGATAAGGTTGCTGGAAGTGATTGTTTCAGAATCGAGAATCAACGGAAATGGTCAGGAGATAGCTGGATAATGGAAGGATGTGAAAAAGAAGTTCCCCCAGACGTCCGCCATGTTTTTGCTCAGACCTATGATTCAGAATTGATCATTGAGAAGATATGTAAACTGGACAACCTGCGTACTCTCATCATTGATAGTGTACAATGGAGAAAgccagttgaggagaaagtcctcAAGAGTCTGTTTGTGAGGCTAAGGAAGTTGCGGGTGCTTATAATACCTAGTGATCAAGGTATGTTGTCAGTCCCAGATTCTATTGGCCAGCTAAGGCATCTACGGTATCTTGCTTTTATGGCTAGACATGGTTCAGACAGCAGACTGGTTTTACCAGGCACTTTGACCAAGCTTTACCATATGCAGGTTCTAGATTTTGGTAATATTAGTGATTTGGTGTTTGACTCGTGTGAAGATATGTTTAGCCTCATCAACTTGCGACATATAATCCGAATGCCGTTTCGGGAAATTCAAAGCATTGGCAGGCTGACATTACTTCGAACGCTGGAAACATTTGAAGTAAGAAAGGAACAAGGGTGCGAGTTAAAGCAACTCAGCGACCTAAACCAGCTTTGCGGCAAACTGACAATCCTGGGCCTCCAAAACGTTGAAAGCCAGCAGGAAGCTCTTGAAGCCAAGCTAGCCGATAAAAAAGGGCTCAGAACATTGGAACTGTGGTGGAATTATGATGAGTGGGCAGAGTTAAAAGAAAAGGAAGTTCAGACAGAGGTACTAGAAGGTCTATGCCCACAGAAGCTTCTCAAATCACTGAGTATGTACAATTACCAGGGTTTGAGATACCCAAGTTGGATGATGGGTAAGCACAATGGTGGCCCAAAGTATCTGAACACACTCAGCCTGTACTGTTGCAGCACAGAACTTGGCCCAGAACTTGGTGGGTTTTGCCCTTACCTCCGTTCACTCTTTATCTTCGGTTGCAGCTGGGACACCTTGCCAGATCATATGGAGTACCTGACGTCACTGAAGGACCTGGGCCTTGATCGCTGCCAGAATATTCGGTCGCTTCCAACGCTGCCTCAGTGTCTTGAGCGCTTCAGACTCAGTCGCTCCAATGAGATGTTGATGAGCTCGTGCAGAACAGTTGGAGATCCCAATTGGGAAAAGTTTCAGCACGTTCCTGTAGCATatgttgatg GCTACCGGCTGGAAACGAGAGCCCAATATACTTCATCACCAGAGCCTGAGACCCCTAAAACGTGA
- the LOC123399860 gene encoding neuroguidin-A-like, with product MRARETKHAPRVFSCAQPNPAAPSSGRPHSPLPSGALLRSATAPAPGGSCARAAAPYRRPPGLSPSRAGRETAMTATVAGADDDRKAQALVRDDAPKLLAALKEMKDGLDLVRSKVESLTRKVRKNQLPTGDGIGYLEAKHHLLLSYCQDLVYYLLRKANGLSVDGHPVVRSLVEIRLFLEKIRPIDKKMEYQIQKLTNAADGAAAQDKVPDAEVNVKGRQQGEDDLLGYRPNPDMMDPKIVPEGQGKDGIYVPPRIGPAAMDDSHSKDAVRKEKRLLRMATENPYFKEMIDDAADRPEEWKETAGDESKEFMAYMRQREKQEKAEEELFTRAPVTKREKYMEKQMKKQLHGLQGLTDGFDLGMNTLLDGEKEEDGDSIEPRRQSAGHRKHQKGGKRKRH from the exons ATGCGAGCCAGGGAAACAAAACACGCCCCTAGGGTTTTTTCGTGTGCACAACCAAACCCGgcggcgccctcctccggccgtcCCCACTCCCCCCTGCCATCCGGAGCCCTCCTCCGCAGCGCCACCGCCCCGGCGCCCGGCGGCTCGTGTGCTCGCGCGGCCGCCCCTTACCGGCGACCCCCTGGACTTTCCCCGTCTCGGGCAGGCAGAGAAACGGCGATGACGGCCACCGTCGCCGGAGCGGACGACGACAGGAAAGCGCAGGCCCTCGTGCG GGATGACGCGCCCAAGCTGCTCGCCGCTCTCAAGGAAATGAAGGACGGGCTCGACCTCGTCAGGTCCAAGGTCGAGTCGCTCACCCGCAAG GTTAGGAAAAACCAGCTGCCGACAGGCGATGGCATTGGGTACCTGGAGGCCAAGCACCACCTGCTGCTGAGCTACTGCCAGGACCTCGTCTACTACCTGCTACGCAAGGCCAACGGACTGTCCGTCGATGGCCACCCCGTCGTGCGCAGCCTTGTCGAGATCAGGCTATTTCTTGAGAAG ATTCGCCCAATAGACAAGAAGATGGAGTACCAGATCCAGAAGCTCACAAATGCTGCAGATGGTGCGGCTGCCCAGGATAAGGTGCCAGACGCTGAGGTCAATGTCAAGGGCAGGCAACAAGGCGAGGACGACCTGTTGGGGTACCGGCCAAACCCGGATATGATGGATCCCAAAATTGTTCCTGAAGGACAG GGCAAAGATGGTATCTATGTTCCTCCGAGAATTGGGCCAGCTGCCATGGATGATAGTCATAGTAAAGACGCTGTAAGGAAAGAGAAAAGATTATTGCGTATGGCAACAGAGAATCCTTACTTCAAGGAGATGATTGATGATGCTGCTGATAGACCTGAAGAG TGGAAGGAAACAGCGGGTGACGAAAGCAAAGAATTTATGGCCTACATGCGGCAGAGAGAGAAGCAAGAGAAGGCGGAAGAGGAGCTGTTCACCCGAGCTCCCGTAACCAAACGTGAAAAGTACATGGAGAAGCAGATGAAAAAGCAGCTTCATGG GTTACAAGGCCTGACCGACGGATTCGACCTCGGGATGAACACGCTGCTCGATGGCGAGAAGGAAGAAGACGGTGATTCCATTGAGCCACGTAGACAGAGCGCGGGGCATAGAAAGCATCAGAAAGGCGGCAAGAGGAAGCGGCATTAA
- the LOC123399861 gene encoding ankyrin repeat domain-containing protein 2A-like, whose product MASDQNEGSKSEGLAAGAGLPSPFDFSNMSSLLNDPSIREMAEQIASDPVFNQMAEQLQKSAQGTGEQGVPSSDPQAYLETMTKVMQNPQFMSMAERLGNSLMQDPAMSSMLENLTSPAHKEQLEERMTRIKDDPSLKPILDEIERGGPSAMVKYWNDPEILQKIGEAMSLNFPVDAATSTVLSGPQETDEEGEDDDESIVHNTASVGDAEGLKKALDGGANKDEEDVEGRRALHFACGYGELKCAEILLEAGAAVDALDKNKNTPLHYAAGYGRKECVDLLLKHGAAVTLQNLDGKTPIEVAKLNSQDEVVKLLEQDVFL is encoded by the exons ATGGCGTCCG ACCAGAACGAAGGTTCAAAATCGGAGGGGTTGGCAGCTGGTGCAGGCCTTCCCAGTCCTTTTGATTTCTCCAACATGAGCAGCTTGCTCAAT GATCCATCTATAAGGGAGATGGCTGAGCAAATTGCCAGCGACCCTGTATTCAACCAGATGGCTGAGCAGCTTCAGAAAAGTGCGCAGGGTACAGGGGAACAGGGTGTTCCAAGTTCGGATCCTCAAGCATACCTGGAAACCATGACAAAAGTTATGCAGAATCCGCAGTTCATGTCAATGGCGGAGCGTCTTGGGAATAGTCTTATGCAG GATCCTGCAATGTCCAGTATGCTTGAGAACTTGACTAGTCCAGCTCACAAAGAGCAACTTGAAGAGCGAATGACCCGTATCAAGGATGACCCGTCTTTGAAGCCAATTCTTGATGAGATAGAGCGTGGTGGTCCATCTGCAATGGTCAA GTACTGGAATGACCCTGAGATTCTTCAAAAGATTGGCGAGGCTATGTCATTGAACTTCCCAGTAGATGCTGCTACTTCCACTGTACTATCTGGACCTCAAGAAACTGATGAAGAaggcgaggatgatgatgagtccATTGTCCATAACACCGCCAGTGTTGGTGATGCAGAG GGACTGAAGAAAGCATTAGATGGTGGAGCAAACAAGGATGAAGAAGATGTGGAGGGCAGAAGGGCCTTACATTTTGCATGTGGATACGGCGAG TTGAAGTGTGCAGAAATCCTTCTGGAGGCAGGCGCTGCAGTTGACGCACTGGATAAGAACAAGAACACCCCGCTGCACTATGCCGCTGGATACGGTAGGAAGGAATGTGTGGATCTTCTTTTGAAGCACGGCGCTGCTGT cacgctccaaaatCTGGACGGGAAGACCCCCATCGAGGTGGCCAAGCTCAACAGCCAGGACGAGGTGGTCAAGCTGCTGGAGCAGGACGTGTTcctatga